A single Tenacibaculum sp. Bg11-29 DNA region contains:
- the gcvP gene encoding aminomethyl-transferring glycine dehydrogenase: MNTNSFQLRHIGPREKDHQQMFTTIGVDSLDQLIFETVPDDIRLDSALDLAPAMSEYEYLNHITELGAKNSVFKTYIGLGYHEAIVPSVIQRNILENPGWYTAYTPYQAEIAQGRLEALLNYQTMVCDLTGMELANASLLDEGTAAAEAMALLYDVRERAQKKAGVNKFFISEDILPQTLSILQTRAIPIGIELVIGNHEKFDFSEEFFGAIVQYPGKHGLVYDYTEFVANCNEKNIKVAVAADILSLVKLKAPGEFGADVVVGTTQRFGIPLGYGGPHAGYFATKEAYKRSLPGRVIGVTKDVDGGRALRMALQTREQHIKREKATSNICTAQVLLAVMAGMYAVYHGKDGLQYIADRVHTATNTLATALETLGFKQKNAAYFDTILIEVEAKKLRVVAEKNGINFNYIDDNHVSISVNETVSLKEINAIVDCFEQAFNVQDITVTEFTASDVIPANAKRNTSFLDNEIFNTYQSESEMMRYIKKLERKDLSLNHSMISLGSCTMKLNAASEMLPLSNPQWGNIHPFVPIDQAQGYQKVLTNLENQLNVITGFAGTSLQPNSGAQGEFAGLMVIRAYHKSNDDAHRNICLIPASAHGTNPASAVMAGMKVVVTKTDERGNIDVEDLRAKAEKHKDNLAALMVTYPSTHGVYEKAIKEITQIIHDNGGQVYMDGANMNAQVGLTNPATIGADVCHLNLHKTFAIPHGGGGPGVGPICVAPQLVPFLPTNPLIKTGGEHAITAISAAPWGSALACLISYGYITMLGANGLTDSTKLAILNANYIKERLNGHYDTLYSGEMNRAAHEMILDCRSFKQNGIEVVDIAKRLMDYGFHAPTVSFPVAGTIMVEPTESENIAELDRFCDAMISIRKEIAEATKENTNNPLKNAPHTQGMLTADEWSLPYTRKQAAFPLEYIADNKFWPSVRRVDDAFGDRNLICSCNPIEDYIDDEV, translated from the coding sequence ATGAACACTAATTCATTTCAACTAAGACATATTGGTCCTCGTGAGAAAGACCATCAACAAATGTTTACTACTATTGGTGTAGATAGTTTAGACCAATTAATTTTTGAAACTGTTCCTGATGATATTCGTTTAGATTCAGCATTAGATTTAGCTCCTGCAATGAGTGAATATGAGTATTTAAATCATATTACCGAATTAGGTGCAAAAAACAGTGTTTTTAAAACTTATATTGGTTTAGGGTATCACGAGGCAATTGTGCCTAGTGTTATTCAAAGAAACATATTAGAAAACCCGGGATGGTATACAGCATATACACCATACCAGGCTGAAATTGCTCAAGGGCGTTTAGAAGCTTTATTAAATTACCAAACAATGGTTTGTGATTTAACTGGAATGGAGTTAGCTAATGCTTCTTTATTAGATGAAGGTACTGCTGCGGCTGAAGCAATGGCTTTATTATATGATGTTCGTGAGCGTGCTCAGAAAAAAGCAGGTGTAAATAAATTCTTTATTTCTGAAGATATTTTACCACAAACATTATCAATTTTACAAACTCGTGCTATTCCTATCGGAATTGAGTTAGTTATTGGAAACCATGAAAAATTTGATTTTTCTGAAGAGTTTTTTGGTGCTATCGTTCAATACCCAGGAAAACATGGTTTGGTTTATGACTATACTGAGTTTGTTGCTAATTGTAATGAAAAAAACATAAAAGTAGCTGTTGCTGCTGATATTTTATCATTAGTAAAATTAAAGGCTCCAGGTGAATTTGGTGCCGATGTAGTTGTAGGAACTACACAACGTTTCGGAATTCCGTTAGGTTATGGTGGGCCTCATGCTGGTTATTTTGCGACTAAAGAAGCTTACAAACGTAGTCTTCCTGGTCGTGTAATTGGTGTTACTAAAGATGTTGATGGCGGTCGTGCTTTACGTATGGCTTTACAAACTCGTGAGCAACACATTAAACGTGAAAAAGCAACTTCTAATATTTGTACTGCACAGGTTTTATTAGCTGTTATGGCAGGTATGTATGCTGTGTACCATGGTAAAGATGGTTTACAATATATTGCCGATAGGGTTCACACTGCAACAAATACGTTAGCTACTGCTTTAGAAACTTTAGGTTTCAAGCAAAAAAATGCTGCTTATTTTGATACTATATTAATTGAGGTTGAAGCTAAAAAATTACGTGTCGTTGCTGAGAAAAACGGAATTAACTTTAATTATATTGACGATAACCATGTTTCTATTTCAGTAAACGAAACTGTTAGCTTAAAAGAAATTAATGCTATTGTTGATTGTTTTGAACAAGCTTTTAATGTACAAGACATTACTGTTACCGAGTTTACAGCATCAGATGTAATTCCTGCAAACGCTAAAAGAAATACTTCTTTCTTAGATAACGAAATATTTAATACGTATCAATCAGAATCTGAAATGATGCGTTATATTAAAAAATTAGAGCGTAAAGATTTATCGTTAAATCATTCTATGATTTCTTTAGGTTCTTGTACTATGAAGCTAAATGCTGCTTCAGAGATGTTACCATTAAGTAATCCTCAATGGGGAAACATTCACCCTTTTGTACCTATTGATCAAGCTCAAGGATATCAAAAAGTTTTAACTAATTTAGAAAACCAACTAAACGTAATTACAGGTTTTGCGGGTACTTCTTTACAGCCAAATTCTGGTGCACAAGGAGAGTTTGCTGGTTTAATGGTTATTCGTGCTTATCATAAATCAAACGATGATGCTCACAGAAATATTTGTTTAATTCCTGCTTCTGCTCACGGAACAAATCCTGCTTCAGCAGTTATGGCTGGTATGAAGGTAGTTGTTACCAAAACAGATGAAAGAGGAAATATTGATGTTGAAGATTTACGTGCAAAGGCTGAAAAACATAAAGATAATTTAGCTGCTTTAATGGTAACGTATCCATCTACACACGGTGTTTACGAAAAAGCTATTAAAGAAATTACGCAAATTATTCATGATAATGGCGGTCAGGTTTATATGGACGGTGCGAACATGAATGCGCAAGTAGGTTTAACAAACCCTGCAACTATTGGTGCAGATGTTTGTCACTTAAACTTACACAAAACATTTGCGATTCCTCACGGTGGTGGTGGTCCTGGTGTTGGACCAATTTGTGTTGCTCCTCAACTAGTTCCTTTTTTACCAACCAATCCTTTAATAAAAACTGGTGGAGAGCATGCTATCACAGCTATTTCAGCAGCGCCTTGGGGTTCTGCTTTAGCTTGTTTAATTTCTTACGGTTACATAACAATGTTAGGTGCTAACGGATTAACAGACTCTACTAAGTTAGCTATTTTAAATGCTAACTATATTAAAGAGCGTTTAAATGGTCATTACGACACATTATATTCTGGTGAAATGAATCGTGCTGCGCATGAAATGATTTTAGATTGTCGTTCTTTTAAACAAAACGGAATTGAAGTTGTTGATATCGCTAAGCGTTTAATGGATTATGGTTTTCATGCACCTACAGTTTCTTTTCCTGTTGCTGGTACCATTATGGTAGAGCCTACAGAATCTGAAAATATTGCTGAGTTAGATCGTTTTTGTGATGCTATGATTTCTATTAGAAAGGAAATTGCTGAAGCAACTAAAGAGAACACCAACAATCCTTTAAAGAATGCACCGCATACACAAGGTATGTTAACTGCCGATGAATGGTCTTTACCATATACTCGTAAGCAAGCTGCTTTTCCTTTAGAGTATATTGCTGATAATAAATTTTGGCCTTCAGTACGTCGTGTTGATGATGCTTTTGGAGATCGTAATTTAATTTGTTCTTGTAATCCTATTGAAGATTATATAGATGATGAGGTTTAA
- the serA gene encoding phosphoglycerate dehydrogenase: MNLVKRSFVFDFDSTLTKVEALDVLAEITLAGNPKKDEIIKEIVNITNQGIDGEISFPQSLEKRIKLLKAKESDLPLLIKELKQKVSRSIESNKDFFENFSDDIYVISAGFKEFIDPIVAAYNIPSERVFANTFKFDNEGVIIGFDVENSLSKHNGKIECLQNLNLEGEIQVIGDGYSDAVTKKAGVADTFFAYTENVSREKTIANADHITPNLDEFLYLNDLPRNISYPKNRIKILLLENVHADAFTKLTADGFAVETVSKSLSEDELIEKIKDVHVLGIRSKTQVTQKVIEAAEKLMVVSAFCIGTKQIDLDACKENGVVVFNAPYSNTRSVVELAIGEIIMLMRSVFQRSTELHNGEWNKTAQGSREVRGKKLGIVGYGNIGKQLSVLAEALGMDVYYYDVEDKLALGNATRINTLKELLNISDVVTLHIDDNAANKNYIGKEEIAQMKDGAHLVNLSRGFVVDIEALVEALKSGKLAGTAVDVYPEEPRKNGDFITQLKGLDNVILTPHVGGSTEEAQRDIADFVPSKIMAYINSGNTVDAVNFPNIRLPRQTNAHRFLHIHKNVPGVMAKINKVLAKYELNITGQYLSTDSKVGYVITDIDKEYNQEVIAKLRKVDGTIKFRVLY, translated from the coding sequence ATGAATTTAGTAAAACGAAGTTTCGTTTTCGATTTCGACAGTACCTTAACAAAGGTAGAAGCATTAGATGTTTTAGCAGAAATCACCTTAGCAGGGAATCCGAAAAAGGATGAAATTATTAAAGAGATTGTAAACATTACAAATCAAGGAATAGATGGGGAAATATCCTTTCCTCAATCTTTAGAAAAACGCATTAAACTATTAAAAGCTAAAGAGTCTGATTTACCTTTATTAATTAAGGAATTAAAACAGAAAGTTTCACGCTCTATAGAAAGTAATAAAGATTTTTTTGAAAATTTTTCTGATGATATTTATGTAATTTCAGCAGGGTTCAAAGAGTTTATAGACCCAATAGTTGCTGCGTATAATATTCCTTCAGAAAGAGTATTTGCAAATACTTTTAAGTTTGATAACGAAGGTGTTATTATTGGTTTTGATGTAGAGAACTCGCTCTCAAAACACAATGGTAAAATAGAATGTTTACAGAACTTAAATTTAGAAGGAGAAATACAAGTAATTGGTGATGGTTATAGTGATGCTGTAACGAAAAAAGCAGGTGTTGCTGATACCTTTTTTGCATATACAGAAAATGTGTCCAGGGAGAAAACAATTGCGAATGCTGACCATATTACGCCTAATTTAGATGAATTTTTATACCTAAACGATTTGCCAAGAAATATTTCATACCCAAAGAACAGAATTAAAATATTATTATTAGAAAATGTACATGCTGATGCTTTTACAAAATTAACAGCAGATGGTTTTGCTGTTGAAACCGTATCAAAAAGTTTATCAGAAGACGAGCTAATTGAAAAAATTAAAGACGTACATGTTTTAGGTATTCGATCTAAAACTCAAGTTACCCAAAAGGTGATTGAAGCTGCTGAGAAATTAATGGTTGTTTCTGCATTTTGTATCGGTACAAAGCAAATTGATTTAGATGCTTGTAAAGAAAACGGAGTAGTAGTTTTTAACGCACCTTATAGTAATACGCGCTCTGTAGTTGAATTAGCAATTGGAGAAATTATTATGCTAATGCGTAGTGTATTTCAGCGAAGTACAGAATTACACAATGGTGAATGGAATAAAACAGCACAAGGGTCAAGAGAGGTTCGTGGTAAAAAATTAGGTATTGTAGGTTACGGTAACATCGGAAAGCAATTATCAGTTTTGGCAGAAGCTTTAGGGATGGATGTGTATTATTACGATGTTGAAGATAAGTTAGCTTTAGGAAACGCAACAAGAATTAATACTTTAAAAGAATTGTTGAATATTTCTGATGTTGTTACTTTACATATAGATGATAATGCAGCGAACAAAAATTATATAGGTAAAGAGGAAATAGCTCAAATGAAAGACGGAGCGCATTTAGTTAATCTTTCTAGAGGGTTTGTGGTAGATATTGAAGCTTTAGTTGAAGCCTTAAAATCTGGTAAGTTAGCAGGAACAGCTGTTGATGTATATCCTGAAGAGCCAAGAAAAAATGGTGATTTTATAACGCAATTAAAAGGGTTAGATAATGTTATTTTAACTCCGCATGTTGGTGGAAGTACTGAAGAAGCACAAAGAGATATTGCTGATTTTGTTCCGAGTAAAATTATGGCATATATTAATTCAGGAAACACCGTAGATGCCGTTAATTTTCCAAATATAAGATTACCACGTCAAACAAACGCACACCGATTTTTACATATTCATAAAAATGTTCCTGGTGTAATGGCCAAAATTAATAAGGTATTGGCTAAATATGAACTGAATATTACAGGACAATATTTATCTACAGATTCTAAAGTAGGATATGTAATTACTGATATTGATAAAGAATATAACCAAGAAGTAATTGCTAAACTTCGTAAAGTAGACGGTACTATTAAATTTAGAGTATTGTATTAA
- a CDS encoding IclR family transcriptional regulator: MIIDNKNLNQSIIKAFTVLDAFTNDKKEWGVRELANKTGYNKSTTYRLLSTLVSLNVIHQNENDKYRLGSKLFELGNRVSLYQSLITVTNETIKNIALEIQETVLLSTLKELQVFHINKADSLQGLKISTSIGSYQPTHATASGKLLLAFSSIENQSNYFKNSSLITFTKKTITKASELRTALQTIKKQGYALDLEEFELGLICIAIPIFNKNKNAIASISASGPSSRFKLENVHNYISILQKGATLIERTLQDFDSL; the protein is encoded by the coding sequence ATGATTATTGATAACAAAAATTTAAACCAATCAATCATAAAAGCTTTTACTGTTTTAGATGCTTTTACAAATGATAAAAAAGAATGGGGCGTTCGTGAATTAGCGAATAAAACAGGCTATAACAAAAGCACTACCTATAGATTATTAAGCACTTTGGTTTCATTAAATGTTATACATCAAAATGAAAATGATAAATATCGCCTAGGTAGTAAACTTTTTGAGTTAGGTAATCGTGTTTCATTATATCAATCTTTAATTACGGTTACCAATGAAACTATAAAAAATATCGCTTTAGAAATTCAAGAAACGGTGTTACTTAGCACTTTAAAAGAGCTGCAAGTTTTTCACATCAATAAAGCAGACAGCTTGCAAGGATTAAAAATTAGCACCTCAATTGGTTCTTACCAACCTACTCATGCAACTGCATCAGGAAAACTATTATTGGCTTTTTCTTCAATTGAGAATCAGAGCAATTATTTTAAGAATAGCTCTTTAATTACATTCACTAAAAAAACAATTACCAAAGCTTCGGAATTAAGAACAGCATTGCAAACTATAAAAAAACAAGGATATGCTTTAGATTTAGAAGAGTTTGAATTAGGATTGATTTGTATAGCCATCCCTATTTTTAACAAAAATAAAAATGCCATTGCTAGCATTAGTGCTTCAGGACCTTCTAGTCGATTTAAATTGGAAAATGTACATAACTACATTTCTATTTTACAAAAAGGAGCTACTTTGATTGAAAGGACTTTACAAGATTTTGATTCTTTATAA
- the kynU gene encoding kynureninase, whose protein sequence is MYKATLDYAQQQDKEDKLAHLRNQFHIPKDKEGNEWLYFTGNSLGLQPKNTQKYIQQELDDWANYGVEGHFEGNTPWLPYHEFLTENMAKIVGAKPLEVVVMNTLTTNLHLLMVSFYQPTKKKYKIVIESDAFPSDRYAVQSQLKFHGFDVEEGLIEWKPRAGEELLNIEDLETIVAEQGDEIALLLIGGVNYYTGQYLDLKRIAEIGHSKECFVGIDLAHGAGNISPELHDSGVDFAAWCTYKYLNSGPGSLGGLFVHEKHAHNKELPRFSGWWNHNKETRFNMRQPFDVMAGAEGWQLSNPPILSMAAIKASLDMFAEVGMEALREKSEKLTGYFEYLINQIDSDSIKIITPSNPKERGCQLSLQVKNADKNLHKKLTENNIITDWREPDVIRCAPVPMYTSFEDVYKMVSVLKGLL, encoded by the coding sequence ATGTATAAAGCAACACTCGATTACGCACAACAACAAGATAAGGAAGATAAATTAGCGCATTTGCGCAATCAATTTCATATACCTAAAGATAAAGAAGGTAATGAGTGGTTGTATTTTACAGGGAACTCGCTTGGGTTGCAACCTAAAAATACTCAAAAATATATTCAACAAGAATTAGATGATTGGGCTAATTATGGAGTAGAGGGGCATTTTGAAGGAAACACACCTTGGTTGCCTTATCATGAGTTTTTAACAGAGAATATGGCAAAAATAGTGGGTGCAAAACCACTAGAAGTTGTGGTGATGAATACTTTAACAACCAACTTGCATTTGTTAATGGTCTCTTTTTATCAACCAACAAAAAAGAAGTATAAAATTGTAATAGAATCAGATGCTTTTCCTTCAGATAGATATGCAGTACAATCTCAATTAAAATTTCATGGGTTTGATGTAGAAGAAGGGTTGATTGAATGGAAGCCAAGAGCGGGAGAAGAATTATTAAATATTGAAGATTTAGAAACGATTGTTGCTGAACAAGGAGATGAAATAGCGTTGCTGTTAATAGGAGGTGTTAATTATTACACGGGTCAATATCTAGATTTAAAACGTATTGCAGAAATAGGACATTCAAAAGAATGTTTTGTAGGGATTGATTTGGCGCACGGAGCAGGTAATATATCACCAGAGTTACACGATTCGGGAGTAGATTTCGCAGCTTGGTGTACTTATAAGTATTTAAATTCAGGGCCAGGTAGTTTAGGAGGATTGTTTGTGCACGAAAAGCATGCACATAATAAAGAATTACCACGTTTTTCTGGTTGGTGGAATCATAATAAAGAAACACGATTTAATATGCGTCAACCATTCGATGTAATGGCAGGGGCAGAAGGTTGGCAATTAAGTAACCCACCAATATTATCTATGGCAGCAATTAAAGCATCATTAGATATGTTTGCTGAGGTAGGAATGGAAGCTTTACGAGAAAAATCAGAAAAACTAACAGGTTATTTTGAGTATCTAATCAACCAAATAGATTCGGATTCAATTAAGATTATAACACCATCAAATCCAAAAGAAAGAGGTTGTCAATTATCTCTTCAAGTGAAAAATGCGGATAAAAACTTACATAAAAAACTAACAGAAAATAATATTATTACCGATTGGCGAGAGCCAGATGTTATTCGTTGCGCACCAGTACCAATGTATACTAGTTTTGAAGATGTGTATAAAATGGTTTCTGTTTTAAAAGGATTGTTATAA
- a CDS encoding NAD(P)/FAD-dependent oxidoreductase: MNKKNNILIIGAGLCGSLLALRLAQRGYKVAVYESRPDLRTTDISAGRSINLALSDRGFKALRLCGVEEKAREICIPMYGRLIHDIKGNTFASNYSGREGEYINSISRGDLNGILLTEAEKHENVTIHFNKKCSSIDIENTIAHFKDYKTKEEFSINADVIFGTDGAGSILRKSYYLERKFLFSYSQNYLSHGYKELEIPADALGNHQISKEHLHIWPRGEYMLIALPNMDGSFTVTLFLSYDEGEYNFNNLISEEKITSFFETQFPDALALIPSIKDEFLNNPTGALGTVKCSPWHYQNKTILMGDAAHAIVPFYGQGMNASFEDVTVFDEILSHFERSREVEDWETVFKRYEKARKEDTDAIADLAIDNFHEMKDHVANPIFKEKRKLEMSLEENFPSAYFSKYSMVTFNENIPYAEAMKKGRAQDKALLNMVTHHDLEAITDLKEVLKKVQEETNEILNEDKIAGM, encoded by the coding sequence ATGAATAAAAAAAATAACATACTGATTATAGGTGCTGGTTTATGTGGAAGCTTATTAGCTTTGCGATTAGCACAAAGAGGATATAAAGTTGCCGTATATGAAAGTAGACCAGATTTAAGAACTACTGATATTTCAGCAGGAAGATCAATAAACTTAGCACTGTCTGACCGTGGATTTAAAGCCTTACGTTTATGTGGCGTAGAAGAAAAAGCACGTGAAATATGTATTCCGATGTATGGTCGTTTAATTCACGATATTAAAGGAAATACTTTTGCCTCTAATTACTCAGGAAGAGAAGGAGAATACATAAACTCAATTTCTCGTGGCGATTTAAACGGTATTTTATTAACCGAAGCTGAAAAACATGAGAATGTAACCATTCATTTTAATAAGAAATGTAGTTCAATAGACATAGAAAATACCATTGCGCATTTTAAAGATTATAAAACCAAAGAAGAGTTTTCTATAAATGCGGATGTAATTTTCGGAACAGATGGCGCTGGTTCGATATTGAGAAAAAGTTACTACTTAGAAAGAAAATTCTTATTTAGTTACTCACAAAATTATTTATCACACGGCTATAAAGAGCTAGAAATTCCTGCAGATGCCTTAGGAAACCATCAAATAAGTAAAGAGCATTTACATATTTGGCCTCGTGGCGAGTATATGTTAATAGCATTACCAAATATGGATGGGAGCTTTACCGTAACCTTGTTTTTAAGTTATGATGAAGGAGAATATAACTTTAATAATTTAATATCTGAAGAAAAGATAACTTCATTTTTTGAAACACAATTTCCGGATGCTTTAGCGTTAATTCCGAGTATTAAAGATGAGTTTTTAAATAACCCAACAGGAGCATTAGGTACTGTAAAATGTTCGCCATGGCATTATCAAAACAAAACCATTTTAATGGGAGATGCAGCACACGCTATTGTTCCGTTTTACGGACAAGGAATGAATGCTTCGTTTGAAGATGTTACTGTTTTTGATGAAATTTTAAGTCATTTCGAGCGCAGTCGAGAAGTAGAAGATTGGGAAACAGTTTTTAAAAGGTACGAGAAGGCAAGAAAAGAAGACACGGATGCTATTGCAGATTTAGCAATTGATAATTTTCATGAGATGAAAGATCATGTTGCAAATCCGATTTTTAAAGAAAAGCGAAAGTTAGAAATGTCTTTAGAAGAGAATTTTCCTTCGGCATATTTTTCAAAATACTCGATGGTAACTTTTAATGAAAATATTCCGTACGCAGAAGCAATGAAAAAAGGACGTGCGCAAGATAAAGCGTTATTAAATATGGTTACACATCATGACTTAGAAGCAATTACTGATTTAAAAGAAGTACTTAAAAAAGTACAAGAAGAAACGAACGAAATTTTAAACGAAGATAAAATTGCAGGGATGTAA
- a CDS encoding DUF1697 domain-containing protein has product MKTYIVLLRGINVSGKNKLPMAELRELLNDLGFKNVETYIQSGNIILSSDEKKVEVCKKVNKGIADKFGYDIPVLVRTPQEWTAIIEKYPFSIENEKIVAFTFLDKTTSETEIEIKGIKEDQYKIVGDVVYLNCPSGFGKTKLTNNTIEKKLNLVATTRNYKTTLKLLELAKDLTGF; this is encoded by the coding sequence ATGAAAACATACATTGTTTTATTACGTGGAATTAATGTATCGGGAAAAAATAAACTTCCGATGGCTGAGCTACGTGAATTATTAAATGATTTAGGTTTTAAAAATGTTGAAACCTATATTCAGAGTGGTAATATTATTTTAAGTTCAGATGAAAAGAAAGTTGAGGTTTGTAAAAAAGTAAATAAAGGAATTGCAGATAAATTCGGTTATGATATTCCTGTGCTAGTAAGAACACCACAAGAATGGACAGCGATAATTGAAAAATATCCTTTTTCAATAGAGAATGAAAAAATAGTTGCTTTTACTTTTTTAGATAAAACAACAAGTGAAACTGAAATTGAAATAAAAGGAATTAAAGAAGATCAATATAAAATAGTCGGTGATGTAGTTTATTTAAATTGTCCATCAGGTTTCGGAAAAACAAAATTGACGAATAATACAATAGAAAAAAAATTAAACCTAGTAGCAACAACAAGAAATTATAAAACAACTTTAAAGTTATTAGAATTAGCGAAAGACCTCACAGGTTTTTAA
- a CDS encoding transposase — protein sequence MKYEILQSNNYYHIFNQGNNGENIFIEDVNYIYFLKLIKKYVNPIANVLSYCLLKNHFHLLVQIKEVAEEKKVSKSFSNLFNSYSKSINKKYNRSGSLFRDRFKRIKVEEEVYLKKLIIYINLNPIYHQFVTSLNDYKHSSYLSLISEKSTLLKREEVLFLFENKENFIYHLTYKKLEFDEKLTALVLE from the coding sequence ATGAAATACGAAATTTTACAATCAAATAATTATTACCATATTTTCAATCAAGGAAATAATGGAGAAAATATCTTTATAGAAGATGTTAACTATATTTATTTCTTAAAATTAATCAAAAAGTATGTAAATCCTATAGCTAATGTTTTATCGTATTGTTTATTAAAGAATCATTTTCATTTATTGGTTCAGATAAAAGAAGTAGCTGAAGAGAAAAAAGTATCTAAATCATTTTCTAACCTATTTAATTCATACTCAAAATCAATAAATAAGAAGTATAATAGAAGTGGTAGTTTATTTAGAGACCGATTTAAGAGAATTAAGGTTGAAGAAGAAGTCTATTTAAAAAAGTTAATAATTTATATAAATTTAAATCCAATTTATCATCAATTTGTAACGAGCTTAAATGATTATAAACACTCATCATATTTAAGTCTTATTTCAGAAAAAAGCACTTTATTAAAAAGAGAAGAAGTGTTGTTTCTGTTTGAGAATAAAGAAAATTTTATATATCATTTAACTTACAAAAAATTGGAGTTTGATGAAAAATTGACGGCATTAGTTTTAGAATAA
- a CDS encoding RidA family protein: protein MEKKVTPRGAYPHVKVVGDFIFVSGTSSRRADNTIAGVDIIDEMGTKHLNIETQTREVLQNIDKNLQTVGASLKDVVDVSTFLVNMNDFAGYNKTYADFFEKETGPTRTTVAVHQLPHPDLVVEIKVTAYKKK, encoded by the coding sequence ATGGAAAAAAAAGTAACACCAAGAGGCGCATATCCACACGTAAAAGTTGTAGGAGATTTTATTTTTGTATCGGGTACAAGTTCACGACGAGCAGATAATACGATTGCAGGAGTAGATATTATTGACGAAATGGGAACCAAGCATTTAAATATCGAAACACAAACACGTGAGGTTTTACAAAACATAGATAAAAATTTACAAACAGTAGGAGCGAGTTTAAAAGATGTAGTTGATGTTTCTACGTTTTTAGTAAATATGAATGATTTTGCAGGCTATAATAAAACATATGCTGATTTTTTTGAAAAAGAAACTGGGCCAACACGTACAACAGTAGCGGTACATCAATTACCGCACCCTGATTTAGTGGTGGAGATTAAAGTAACGGCTTATAAAAAGAAGTAG